The following is a genomic window from Halorientalis litorea.
CCCAAAGGCACCCGAGATGGACGATCAAGGATCGTACTCGACTCACGAGTATTATCGGGAGTTCGGATCGTGGAACGATGCACTGGACGCTGCCGGTATCGATCGCAGGGAGTCGCTTCTCACTGAACTGGAGCGTGTTGCTGCTGAAATCGGAGAGGTTCCGTCGACCACTCAGATCGACGAACACAGTCGATACAGCTCCGGAATGTATGCCGACGAGTTTGGGACGATAACTGCAGCACGCGAAGCCGCTGACTTCGCCAGCGGTGAAGATTCCGAACAGGCATCGCAAGCCCACGATTCGACCGATGAACCCCACGGTCAGCCTGACGACAGCGCCACGTCGCCCACCCCAGATTCTGGACCATCCCGGCAGGCACTCATCGACGAGATTCAGCGTCTTGATGACGGTGAGAACCTCGTGCCGTACGCGTCGGAGATGGATTCTGACGGCGCGTACAAATCGTATGACTGTCTCCAAGAATTCGGCTCGTGGGATGAAGCGCTGGAAGCTGCGGGGATCGACAAGCGAGAGCGACTCCTTGAGGAACTCCGACGTGTTCGTGACGAACTCGGACATATGCCGAAAACGACGGAGATGAACCATCACGGGCGAGTCTCCGCGGGAATGTACTCCAACTTCTTTGGATCGTGGACGGAAGCAACCTCCCTGATTGATGCGAGCGAAGAGTCGACTAACGAGACGACTGAGTCCGATCTATCTCCCGATACCAGAGAGGAATCAAATTCATCGCCCGTATTGAATGGTGACAGAGATTCCGTTCTCACCTGGGAGGATATCCCCGGGAACAGTCGGCTTCCGTCTTCGATCGCAGTTCAGGTGAAAGAGAAGAAACGGACCCGGTCAGATCGTGTAGATGGCCGGTATCTGGTCGCCGATCTCAACGGCAAAGAGTTCGAGCTCAAAGTCTGGCAAAAACACGGGCTCGAGATTAAGTGGGAAGTCGATACCTGGTATATCCTGCGTGAGGCCAGAGGGACAGTCTGGGAGAGCGATGGCGAGGTACACCGACTACTCGATAGCACGAGAGACCTTACGGCGATCGAATGTGGATCAGAGCCACCGGTAGAAGCGAAATCGTGACTGGGGTGAGTTAGGAAGGTAAATAACTCAACAAATATGCCATATCTTGGACTGTCTGACGGTGACGAAGTACTCCCTCCACAGGTCCCGGACGGATCGACAGTTGCGTGTCCAGTTTGCGGCGAGGAGATGTCAGTGGTCCGGTCCTACAACCGCGGGAGCACGTTCGTCTCTCGGCACTTCAGTCACAAGGGCGGCGGGAAAGGAGATGGCAGCGGAGCCGGTAGTGGTGATGGTGACTGCCCAGGGGAGTCCGAAATCCATCACAAGATGAAGGCCATCGCATACGCGCGCCTGGAAAACGACTACCCGGAGGCGACTATTGAACTCGAGTCCGACCTCGAGGGACGCATTCCTGACGTGCTATTGGAATTCCCCGAGCCGTGTGATCCATACGGCAAGGGAATTGCAGTTGAAGCCCAGTACCGGAATAAGGGAAAAGACAAGGAAGCAGTCGTAGCGCACTATCTTGATCGGGAGTACAGCGTTGCCTGGCTCGAGGAAGACGACTTTACGACTCACGATGTTGACCTCTCCGGCATTCTCTCGGTGTGGCCGTACGCCCTCCCGGACCGATACGGGACGGAGGGGTATCCCGACGTGACGCGGTGGCTCTGGCAGAAGAAGAACCCAACTGTAGAGATTGAAGTCCCGATTCCTGCAGACTACTGGATGTCGTTCGACAAGTCGGGAGAGTGGGTTACTATCGCGGAGAAAAACATCAAGCGACGAGGAAGCGCTCGAATTTCCAGAACGCCAGACGGGCATCTAACGTTCTCACTTGGGAAGGCAAAGAGCTGGGGCGAAAGCGAGTCGCTTTCCGTACAGGTTGTTCCTAATGACGTTGTGAAACTCAGGTCCTTTGCCGATGATTTGGAGCGAAAGGCGTTCGGGGAGGACCGACCGTCACCGGAAGAGTGTGATCCAGAGTGGCATGAACTCAGTAAGAGATGGTTGGAGGGATCGCCAACCGTGACGGCATGGATAACAGCTGCACTACCGGACCCAAATGGAGACTCCGATGTCGTGGTGACGCTGTGGAAGAAGCAGAAGGAAACGGAACGTGTGGCGATGAAAGTTGAATCGTATGCTGCGGAAAATCTACGCGACCTCGCAGATCTTCTTGACCGAGCCTTCGAGATTGAGAAGAGCTGAGCCCCGCTAAATTAGTACCCTTAGGACACTTCCACGACTTGATCGTTAGGATCGCCAATAATGCGTAGTTCAGTATCAACCGCCTCTAACCACTCCTTACAGGTCAGGAGTAGCGTATTGATGTTAGCCCGTGTTCGGGCCTTGTCGTGGTCCAGTCCAGGTTGAACGATATACACTCTGAAGTCCCACTCGTTCGGCTGAAATCTTGTCTCGATTTCATCGAATCCCTCTTCATTCAGTTTGAACCCCTCTACACCAGTATTCTCTTGACGATAGCGAATCCGCTTTGGAAGCCCACTGTTCCTAATCCACGCTATACTCCGGAATACCTGATCAACAACATCACGAACGTCTTCGAGACGCGCTCCACTTTTCTTGCTTTTTTTGCATGCCTTGCAGTGGTAGAGGCTAATGCGCTTTTGAGACGGCTCGAACTGAACATAGTCTGCTATCTCACCGGTCGTATGATCACGGAACAGAATTTGTTCACTCTCACCGTTTGCCTCGATAAAGTTCTCTACCCAGGCGTGAACATGAATGAGTCCCTCGGCATCTGTGTCATCATCATCAAATGAGTATTCTCCCCACGTAGCACATCCCGACCAATCGATCTTCGATTCTTCAACAAAACAAGTCAACGGAACCTCTGAAAGTTCTTGTTTGACCTTGTGTCCGCGCCCGTTATACACTAAGGTCCCGTCACCTGTACAGAAGTACAACGGATAACGGTTGAAAAACATCTCACCGGTCAATTCGCTGGTCTGGTCCCTACTGACTATCCTGAACTGACAGTTAGCGAGTTGACCGGTCAGTTCATTATCTGCGATATTGTACGTGCCAGATAGCGACTGCGCTGTCTCATATGGAGTATAGGAGAATTCGACAGCAGTGGGCTCATCGGTCTGGTAAGTGAGGTCTCTTAGAGCAGATTCCTTCACGGGCTGCCATCCACCCTCCTCGTGTACTTCGCTTGTATTAATCTCAACATCGAGTTGTTGAAGCGTAGGATTGAGAGTCCCGTATACTGGATCTGCAGGGAACTCGTCGATTCGGCGAACCTCCCCTAACCCAAGTTTAGGTGCGACAGATTCGGATTCATATTTCTCAAGTTTGCCCGCGAGACCCTGACACCACGAAATGAAATCACCAATTCCCTCCCTACCAGTGGACCAAACACGCCCCTGATCATTGCTAATGCCAATGATCTCTTCATCAACCTCTGCAACTGCATGGCCTTGAGCGAAGGCCTGTGTATCTGTTTGCCTCACAGCTCCCTCCACCCGGTCACCAAGATACATTTTATAGGAAGGGAGACTCCCAGACGGCCCCAGTGCGTTGGCTAGTCCTGCAACTTGGTACTCAATATCGACCTCTGCCTGCAGCATTCGGACGAGTGATTCACCGCCGTAGATTTCAATTTCATCGGATACTATCTGGCTACGAATACGGTCAGATAGCTCATCGGATGAGGAAGCTTCAAACAGAGTCTCGGTTTCGTCGTGATAGTAGTAGAGATGGAGGTCATATTGACGGTAGTCAAGCGGAGTTCTAGTCCCCCAGGTCGGTTTATCGATTTTCTCGGTGATCAGCCCAAGAAACACCTCGTCGGATCGGGGCAGTTTGTAGACGATAGTGTCATCGTCAAGTGAAACGTCAGCTACCAAGTCGACGTCAGACTCCGTACTCTCGTAAAGTCGAGTGCTGCGGTATGGTTGGAGGTCTTGCTCATTGACGCCTCGAAGCGCATCTTGTCCGGCAGTAGTCGCTGCTACGTTTGTCTCAATATATTTGTCGACAAGTTCTGGAACGAGCTGACGCCAGCCTGCATCCTCATGATACAATCGCTTGACGACATCATCAACCCCGGCCTCACGCAACTTGTCTGGGTCAGCGATAACTGTTGCAGCGACATCCGAATCTTCCGCAGGTCGAGTGACACGGCCAATTAGTTGGAGTGTGAAAGCAAACGACTTCGGGGGCTGATGAAGCACTGCAACCTTCAGATCCGCAATATCGACCCCCTCACCGAGCATCCCAACAGCAACGACCCCGTCAAGTTCTCCATCTTGAAGTGCGCTGATCGTCTCTGCATTTTGTTTGGACGTCCGGTCCGAATGAATCGCCTCAACATCAAGC
Proteins encoded in this region:
- a CDS encoding DEAD/DEAH box helicase, with amino-acid sequence MGYFADHADQIDFQQFGSEGIEGIRSCQAGGFWGVKSHFTAYEDEPALVSMPTGSGKTALMMLLAFGLSEKQVLVVTASDVLRTQTAAKFKQLDGLRQAGVVDDKLETPSVATVTSRVTDEETWDELDEDVVVTLPHNISKVYDSDQYSDSIVSPPEEKFDLVFFDEAHHIRAPSWMELLETVDSAKRVLLTATPFRRDRQTLPGRMVYHYPLSNAMEERLYQPLSLTEVSTYRADDPDSKLAVAAATELADIRTDYSSAKLLVRCDKISTAQGLEDVYSSHGLDVEAIHSDRTSKQNAETISALQDGELDGVVAVGMLGEGVDIADLKVAVLHQPPKSFAFTLQLIGRVTRPAEDSDVAATVIADPDKLREAGVDDVVKRLYHEDAGWRQLVPELVDKYIETNVAATTAGQDALRGVNEQDLQPYRSTRLYESTESDVDLVADVSLDDDTIVYKLPRSDEVFLGLITEKIDKPTWGTRTPLDYRQYDLHLYYYHDETETLFEASSSDELSDRIRSQIVSDEIEIYGGESLVRMLQAEVDIEYQVAGLANALGPSGSLPSYKMYLGDRVEGAVRQTDTQAFAQGHAVAEVDEEIIGISNDQGRVWSTGREGIGDFISWCQGLAGKLEKYESESVAPKLGLGEVRRIDEFPADPVYGTLNPTLQQLDVEINTSEVHEEGGWQPVKESALRDLTYQTDEPTAVEFSYTPYETAQSLSGTYNIADNELTGQLANCQFRIVSRDQTSELTGEMFFNRYPLYFCTGDGTLVYNGRGHKVKQELSEVPLTCFVEESKIDWSGCATWGEYSFDDDDTDAEGLIHVHAWVENFIEANGESEQILFRDHTTGEIADYVQFEPSQKRISLYHCKACKKSKKSGARLEDVRDVVDQVFRSIAWIRNSGLPKRIRYRQENTGVEGFKLNEEGFDEIETRFQPNEWDFRVYIVQPGLDHDKARTRANINTLLLTCKEWLEAVDTELRIIGDPNDQVVEVS